In the genome of Altererythrobacter sp. TH136, one region contains:
- a CDS encoding Fe2+-dependent dioxygenase, which produces MMIKIEGVLDGAGVAQVRAIVDAAEWVDGNETSGHQSSVAKRNRQLPQGSKAAARAGQIVLDAVGRAPEFIAAALPLKVFPPLFNRYEGGEAFGAHIDNSIRVDAGSGFRIRSDLSCTLFLEPPEAYEGGELVIESLYGEQRVKLAAGDMVLYPASSVHRVTPVTRGARTAAFFWLQSMIRDDGEREQLYCLDRTIRDLSAERGPDDRAVIELTGLYHNLLRRWGDL; this is translated from the coding sequence ATGATGATAAAGATCGAGGGTGTGCTGGACGGCGCAGGCGTAGCTCAGGTGCGTGCGATCGTTGACGCCGCGGAGTGGGTAGACGGGAACGAAACGTCGGGGCACCAATCGAGCGTTGCCAAGCGCAATCGCCAGTTGCCGCAGGGCAGCAAGGCGGCTGCGAGAGCAGGGCAGATCGTCCTGGACGCCGTGGGTCGGGCGCCCGAGTTCATCGCTGCAGCGCTCCCGCTCAAAGTCTTCCCGCCCCTCTTCAATCGCTACGAGGGCGGCGAGGCGTTTGGCGCTCACATCGATAACAGCATCCGGGTCGATGCCGGATCCGGTTTCCGCATCCGCAGCGACCTGTCGTGCACCCTCTTTCTTGAGCCGCCAGAGGCATACGAGGGCGGGGAACTTGTCATCGAGAGCCTGTATGGGGAGCAGCGCGTCAAGCTCGCCGCAGGCGACATGGTTCTCTACCCGGCGTCAAGCGTGCACCGGGTCACGCCGGTTACCCGTGGTGCCCGGACGGCGGCGTTTTTCTGGCTGCAGAGCATGATTCGCGACGATGGCGAACGAGAGCAACTCTACTGCCTGGACCGCACCATCCGTGATCTGTCAGCCGAGCGCGGCCCGGACGACCGTGCCGTCATCGAATTGACGGGGCTTTATCACAACTTGCTCCGTCGCTGGGGTGACCTCTAA
- a CDS encoding chemotaxis protein CheW: MSDLVVIVEIGHRRAALRTGDVQSVVELEAISVVPRAPAFVLGLTALRSSTLTVIDAAAAIGLPPSGMPAPGTRALIVDQAGHRYALVVDAIDDVAAVLGDPAAVPGDAGPGWDRVSAGLIETDRGPAVLIDLGALLAGPLQTAA, encoded by the coding sequence GTGAGCGACCTCGTGGTCATTGTCGAAATCGGGCATCGGCGGGCGGCGTTGCGCACCGGTGATGTCCAGTCAGTCGTGGAACTGGAGGCAATTTCAGTGGTCCCCCGGGCGCCGGCGTTCGTCCTTGGCTTGACGGCATTGCGCTCGAGCACGCTGACCGTGATCGACGCGGCAGCGGCGATCGGACTTCCTCCGTCCGGCATGCCCGCTCCGGGCACCCGCGCGTTGATCGTCGACCAGGCAGGGCACCGCTATGCCCTGGTGGTGGATGCCATCGATGACGTCGCCGCGGTTCTTGGGGATCCCGCCGCCGTGCCCGGTGATGCGGGTCCCGGTTGGGACCGGGTCAGCGCCGGGCTGATCGAAACCGACCGCGGGCCGGCTGTGCTGATTGATCTGGGAGCGTTGCTCGCAGGACCTTTGCAGACCGCCGCTTAA
- a CDS encoding (2Fe-2S)-binding protein: MTALTVNGRPLRFDVDPRTPLLWALRDAANLTGTKYGCGVGDCHACTVIVDGEALRSCLISVAEAEGRVVTTIEGLSRDRSHPVQQALVAEQAIQCGFCTPGIAMAAAALLSRNADPSVDEIKAALPNLCRCGVYPRLVRAVQRAGRVARREETVSAAPAPGISAEDAARTVPALDRGD; the protein is encoded by the coding sequence ATGACCGCGCTCACCGTCAACGGCCGCCCCTTGCGCTTCGACGTCGATCCGCGAACCCCGTTGCTATGGGCGCTGCGCGATGCGGCGAACCTGACCGGCACCAAGTACGGCTGCGGAGTGGGGGATTGCCACGCCTGTACCGTGATCGTCGATGGCGAGGCGCTGCGCAGTTGCCTGATTTCAGTCGCCGAGGCGGAGGGGCGCGTGGTGACCACGATCGAGGGGCTGAGCCGCGATCGCAGTCATCCGGTGCAACAGGCTCTGGTGGCGGAGCAGGCGATCCAGTGCGGCTTCTGCACGCCCGGCATCGCCATGGCCGCCGCTGCGCTGCTGTCACGCAACGCCGATCCCTCCGTCGACGAAATCAAGGCGGCGCTTCCCAATCTATGCCGCTGCGGCGTGTATCCCCGGCTGGTGCGCGCGGTTCAGCGGGCGGGGCGGGTTGCGCGGCGCGAGGAGACGGTCAGCGCAGCGCCAGCCCCGGGCATCAGCGCCGAAGATGCGGCCCGCACCGTGCCGGCACTCGATCGCGGAGATTAG
- a CDS encoding PepSY-associated TM helix domain-containing protein, translating to MTKVGLRNAWFQVHKWIGLILAAVIIPISLTGSALVWHDPLEKALNPERYALSGTSVLPVARYAQAAQARLGPGERLQRIELPAEAGEPVTVRASKPGKGRPQRLTLFLDPATGKVLDTARSGEGVFQVMHVLHGSLMVPGVGRQIVGWIGVAMLVSSISGLWLWWPLVGSVRRGLRWKRHRNLDANLHHQFGFWISLPLFILSLTGVWISFPQWFAGFEATQAERAPGGPGRFAAPLQLPLSAVAGAVDAAEKAAGGQAVSVAWPTEKASEWTIAVQPAAGDTVGEDSTDVKVAAADNSATVERGAGEQPKTLARLMRRIHDGNEMPLAWQIIVFLGGILPAALAVTGIIMWWRARSWRAQLAQRRSAVAA from the coding sequence ATGACGAAAGTTGGTTTGCGGAACGCCTGGTTTCAGGTGCACAAGTGGATCGGTTTGATCCTGGCGGCCGTCATCATCCCCATTTCGCTGACCGGCTCGGCGCTCGTCTGGCACGATCCGCTCGAGAAAGCGCTCAACCCCGAACGCTACGCCCTCAGCGGCACCTCCGTGCTGCCGGTGGCCCGATACGCCCAAGCGGCACAGGCGCGCCTTGGCCCCGGGGAACGATTGCAAAGAATCGAGTTGCCGGCAGAGGCTGGCGAACCAGTGACGGTTCGCGCCTCCAAGCCCGGAAAAGGCCGGCCGCAACGCCTGACGCTGTTCCTCGACCCCGCGACCGGCAAGGTGCTCGACACCGCCCGCAGTGGCGAAGGCGTGTTCCAGGTGATGCACGTACTGCACGGTTCCCTCATGGTGCCCGGCGTGGGGCGCCAGATCGTCGGATGGATCGGGGTCGCCATGCTGGTCAGTTCGATCAGCGGCCTCTGGCTGTGGTGGCCGCTCGTCGGCAGTGTCAGGCGCGGGCTGCGGTGGAAACGGCATCGGAACCTGGACGCCAATCTCCACCACCAATTCGGCTTCTGGATCTCGCTGCCACTGTTCATCCTGTCTCTGACTGGGGTGTGGATTTCCTTCCCACAGTGGTTTGCCGGCTTTGAGGCGACCCAGGCGGAGCGCGCTCCGGGCGGACCGGGGCGCTTTGCAGCCCCGTTGCAGCTACCGCTCTCAGCCGTCGCCGGCGCTGTTGATGCGGCGGAGAAGGCAGCTGGAGGACAGGCGGTGTCAGTCGCGTGGCCGACGGAAAAAGCCAGCGAGTGGACCATCGCCGTGCAGCCGGCCGCTGGGGACACCGTGGGAGAGGATTCCACGGACGTGAAAGTCGCAGCGGCGGACAACTCGGCGACTGTAGAGCGGGGCGCGGGGGAGCAGCCGAAAACGCTGGCTCGCCTGATGCGCCGCATCCACGACGGGAATGAAATGCCACTCGCATGGCAGATCATCGTGTTCCTGGGAGGGATTTTGCCCGCGGCGCTGGCGGTGACCGGGATCATCATGTGGTGGCGCGCACGAAGCTGGCGCGCTCAGCTTGCACAGCGGAGATCGGCAGTCGCGGCCTAA
- a CDS encoding TonB-dependent receptor, whose translation MRHFPTTATGSFLALSCIGFIASAPALAEDAEQIVVNGQGQSETSSPKNTAPLVDTPRTISVISEETIQNTASFSIEDALRTVPGITLGAGEGGVSSGDVPLIRGVNSTGDIFVDGVRDPGSQQRESFAIESIEVSKGPNGPMAGRGGAGGTINLVTKLARAGSLSTAQVTAGTSDLIRVTGDVNRQLGDEVAIRVAGMYHDSMVAGRDRVFDDRWGIAPSVTFGLNGPLSATVGYYHLETDGMPDYGIPLTSRRQLNADPADPDIRRPADVDRDNFYGLVNRDFQRGKVDAVTGKVSAELAPGVVLSSTTRYSWTRNNYIVTNPDDSAGNVVRGLVWRNIKSRNARTEGVASNLNLSAEIATGSVTHSLAAGVEYTDTRQSNVPYVVATGNRACTPADIAAFNCTDLFAPNPSDPWSGTITASPNVSSAAVRDTSAYLFDTVTLIPELLLSGGVRWTDYAARASGFTSGVPFSAASGGDFWSYQLGAIAKPSANASLYVSYGNSKSPPGASAGEGEDALNLVTELQRPQGTESWEAGAKAEVLGGNLLLAGALFQIDRSNIQQTDPTGTVTEVFAAARTRGFELSASGRAGPVTMLVGYTYLDAKLPDDAPANAGNTLPQTPKHNLAATIAWQATPQLSIGGGAYGASRRYADPANLISAGGYLRFDAHAQFQISDQFSVRVNLNNVTDERYFVKLRNPHFAVPADGRQALVTLVARY comes from the coding sequence ATGAGGCACTTTCCGACCACCGCGACCGGCAGCTTCCTGGCGCTGAGCTGCATTGGCTTCATCGCCAGTGCTCCGGCACTTGCTGAAGACGCCGAGCAGATCGTCGTGAACGGACAGGGACAGAGCGAGACGTCCTCGCCAAAGAATACCGCACCGCTTGTCGACACCCCGCGGACGATCAGCGTGATCTCCGAAGAGACGATCCAGAACACGGCGTCGTTCTCGATCGAGGATGCGCTGCGGACGGTCCCCGGGATCACGCTGGGTGCCGGCGAGGGCGGCGTATCCAGCGGCGATGTGCCGCTAATCCGCGGCGTCAATTCGACCGGCGACATCTTCGTCGATGGGGTGCGCGATCCCGGCTCGCAGCAGCGGGAGTCGTTCGCGATCGAATCCATTGAGGTGTCCAAGGGGCCGAATGGCCCGATGGCGGGCAGGGGAGGCGCGGGCGGCACGATCAACCTCGTTACCAAGCTGGCACGGGCGGGATCGTTGTCTACCGCGCAGGTGACGGCTGGGACATCGGATCTGATCCGGGTGACGGGCGACGTCAATCGCCAGCTTGGTGACGAAGTCGCGATCCGGGTGGCCGGCATGTATCACGACTCCATGGTCGCCGGCCGCGATCGCGTGTTCGATGATCGCTGGGGTATTGCCCCGTCAGTGACATTCGGCCTGAACGGACCGCTCAGCGCGACGGTCGGGTATTATCATCTCGAGACCGACGGGATGCCCGATTACGGCATTCCGCTGACCTCCCGCCGTCAGTTAAATGCTGACCCGGCCGACCCCGATATTCGCCGGCCCGCGGATGTGGACCGTGACAACTTCTACGGTCTCGTCAACCGCGACTTCCAACGCGGCAAGGTCGACGCGGTCACCGGCAAGGTATCGGCGGAGCTGGCCCCGGGGGTCGTGCTCAGCAGCACCACCCGCTATAGCTGGACCCGCAACAACTACATCGTCACCAACCCCGACGACAGCGCCGGCAATGTCGTTCGCGGTCTGGTCTGGCGCAACATCAAGTCGCGCAATGCCCGAACCGAAGGCGTCGCCAGCAACTTGAACCTGAGCGCCGAAATTGCCACGGGTAGTGTAACCCACAGCCTGGCGGCCGGCGTCGAGTATACTGACACCAGACAGTCCAACGTGCCCTATGTGGTCGCAACCGGAAACCGCGCGTGCACGCCGGCGGACATCGCGGCGTTCAACTGCACCGATCTGTTCGCGCCAAACCCGAGCGATCCGTGGTCAGGCACCATCACGGCCAGTCCCAACGTGAGCTCCGCCGCGGTCCGGGACACAAGCGCCTATCTGTTCGATACCGTCACCTTGATCCCCGAACTGCTGCTCAGCGGCGGCGTTCGCTGGACGGACTACGCCGCGCGCGCCTCGGGCTTCACCAGCGGCGTGCCGTTCAGCGCTGCGAGTGGCGGCGATTTCTGGTCGTACCAGCTTGGCGCGATCGCAAAGCCGAGTGCCAACGCCAGCCTTTACGTATCTTACGGCAATTCCAAGTCTCCCCCGGGCGCGTCGGCCGGCGAGGGTGAGGACGCGTTGAACCTGGTCACCGAGTTACAGCGACCGCAAGGCACCGAAAGCTGGGAAGCGGGCGCCAAGGCAGAGGTGCTTGGGGGTAACCTGCTGCTGGCTGGTGCTCTGTTCCAGATTGATCGCAGCAACATCCAGCAGACCGATCCCACCGGCACCGTAACCGAAGTGTTCGCCGCCGCCCGGACCCGCGGCTTCGAATTGAGCGCGAGCGGACGCGCGGGGCCCGTTACCATGCTGGTCGGCTACACCTATCTCGACGCAAAGCTGCCTGACGACGCGCCCGCGAACGCTGGCAATACCTTGCCGCAAACCCCCAAGCACAATCTGGCGGCGACGATCGCCTGGCAAGCGACCCCGCAACTGAGCATCGGCGGCGGTGCTTATGGCGCTTCGCGGCGTTACGCTGATCCGGCGAACCTGATCTCTGCGGGCGGTTATCTGCGGTTCGATGCGCATGCGCAATTTCAGATCAGCGACCAGTTCTCCGTCCGCGTGAACCTCAACAACGTGACCGACGAGCGCTATTTCGTGAAACTGCGCAACCCGCATTTCGCAGTACCGGCGGACGGTCGTCAGGCGCTGGTGACGCTGGTCGCGCGTTACTGA
- a CDS encoding response regulator: protein MKHCLIVDDSRVIRKVSRHILEELGFAVDEAENGREGLDRCSETMPDVILLDWNMPVMSGIEFIVQLRQREGGDRPKVVFCTTENDVAHIREAISAGADEYVMKPFDHETLQIKLQLVGFS from the coding sequence ATGAAGCACTGCCTGATCGTCGATGATTCGCGGGTTATCCGCAAGGTTTCACGGCACATCCTCGAGGAACTCGGGTTTGCCGTCGACGAGGCGGAAAATGGGCGCGAGGGCCTCGACCGGTGCAGCGAAACGATGCCCGATGTCATCCTACTCGACTGGAACATGCCGGTGATGAGCGGGATCGAATTCATCGTCCAGCTCCGCCAGCGCGAAGGCGGGGACCGGCCCAAGGTGGTCTTCTGCACCACCGAGAACGATGTCGCTCACATCCGCGAGGCGATCAGCGCCGGCGCCGACGAATACGTCATGAAGCCGTTCGACCACGAAACGCTGCAGATCAAACTCCAACTCGTCGGATTTTCCTGA
- the arsC gene encoding arsenate reductase (glutaredoxin) (This arsenate reductase requires both glutathione and glutaredoxin to convert arsenate to arsenite, after which the efflux transporter formed by ArsA and ArsB can extrude the arsenite from the cell, providing resistance.), with the protein MKATIWHNPECGKSRATLAILQAREGVDLEVVEYLKNPPTREKLAQLYRSAGMAPREGVRTFKTDAEERGLLSADDDTVLDAMVAEPRLIERPLVETDKGVRLCRPPETIEEIL; encoded by the coding sequence GTGAAAGCAACCATTTGGCACAACCCGGAGTGCGGCAAATCGCGCGCGACCCTCGCGATCCTGCAGGCGCGTGAGGGGGTGGACCTCGAAGTAGTCGAGTATCTCAAGAATCCGCCAACACGCGAGAAGCTCGCACAGCTTTACCGCAGCGCCGGCATGGCGCCGCGCGAGGGCGTGCGCACGTTCAAGACCGATGCGGAGGAGCGCGGACTGCTATCCGCCGACGATGACACCGTGCTGGACGCCATGGTCGCCGAGCCGCGGCTGATCGAACGCCCGCTGGTCGAAACAGACAAGGGCGTGCGGCTGTGCCGTCCTCCCGAGACGATCGAGGAAATCCTCTAG
- a CDS encoding chemotaxis protein CheA, which produces MDDLLGEFLAETREMLTAIGGELVAWEADPCDRARLDAIFRFVHTVKGNCGFFDFPRLEALSHGAEDALAEVRAGRRSVSPRLVTAVLAIIDRIAIMVDAIEAGEELPARGDDVLLAALEPDSNDAADLADDNLSDNDGAHPARVSGSAQRSIRLPVGLLDGVMGSVSDLVLARNDLARRLRDAGVDPSVHGPFERLSTILDQVREAVTRMRMQRIEHLFGALPRLVRDLSAELGKQVMIDLEGADVELDREMIEMIRDPLTHIIRNAIDHGIERPSERLAAGKREIGTLHIAARQSGNRIMISISDDGRGIDGARLVDKAIAAGALSRADAETLGETGRHSLIFEPGLSTAQEVTSVSGRGVGMDVVRANIERVGGTIEVGSTPGEGTRIGLSLPLTLSIIPSLTVGAGGHLFALPRSSVEEIVHGGASHIDFARAGDRVLVTVRGRRVACLSLAGQLGLPDPADPEASTLVLIRLAHGELFALAVDRVFDHEELVIKPLAPAVMATGIYAGSTLLDDGHPVLMLDITGIARKARLLSETQRRSRVSEEPSANEAARGTPALLFVGLGGTRKLVRLGTINRIERVSADAADLSSDPPRVVIGDALFPLAGVDGALPDHGQLSVLRLGDGGSEIAYAIDRIIDTVELVGEIAPARTAGAAEGTALVDGLPAEVLDTHWLFAGLAAPSRAFDPPLCRLPANDPWARTILAPLVESVGYKVVDETFGGTADVAIETEGGSAATGERSVIKLCSDPAQAEQLPGALYRYDRAGLIAALSALRSGRAAA; this is translated from the coding sequence ATGGACGATCTGCTGGGCGAATTCCTGGCCGAAACGCGCGAGATGCTGACCGCCATCGGCGGCGAGCTGGTGGCGTGGGAGGCGGACCCGTGCGACCGGGCGCGGCTCGATGCGATCTTCCGCTTCGTACACACGGTCAAAGGCAACTGCGGGTTCTTTGACTTTCCGCGCCTGGAAGCGCTGAGCCACGGCGCGGAGGACGCTCTTGCCGAAGTCCGCGCCGGCCGGCGCTCGGTCAGCCCGCGCCTGGTCACGGCCGTGCTTGCGATCATCGACCGGATTGCCATCATGGTCGACGCGATCGAGGCAGGCGAGGAACTGCCTGCCAGGGGCGACGACGTGTTGCTTGCCGCGCTGGAGCCCGACAGCAACGACGCCGCGGACCTTGCGGACGACAACTTGTCCGATAACGACGGGGCTCATCCAGCCAGGGTTTCCGGGAGCGCGCAGCGCTCGATCCGCCTGCCGGTCGGCCTGCTCGACGGGGTGATGGGCAGCGTCTCCGATCTCGTCCTTGCCCGCAACGACCTCGCCCGCCGGTTGCGCGATGCCGGGGTCGATCCATCCGTCCACGGCCCTTTCGAACGTCTCTCGACAATTCTCGACCAGGTTCGCGAAGCGGTTACCCGCATGCGCATGCAACGCATCGAACACCTGTTCGGCGCGCTGCCACGGCTGGTGCGCGACCTTTCTGCAGAGCTCGGCAAGCAGGTCATGATCGATCTGGAAGGGGCTGACGTCGAACTGGATCGCGAGATGATCGAGATGATCCGCGATCCTCTCACGCACATCATCCGCAACGCCATCGACCACGGTATCGAACGCCCGTCGGAGCGATTGGCGGCCGGCAAGCGCGAGATCGGCACGCTGCATATCGCGGCTCGCCAGAGCGGTAACCGGATCATGATCTCCATCAGCGACGATGGCCGGGGCATCGACGGCGCACGCCTGGTCGACAAGGCCATCGCCGCCGGCGCCCTGTCGCGGGCGGACGCGGAAACGCTCGGCGAAACAGGGCGCCACAGCCTGATCTTCGAGCCGGGCCTGTCGACTGCGCAGGAAGTCACCTCGGTCTCCGGTCGAGGCGTCGGCATGGATGTCGTGCGCGCCAACATCGAGCGCGTGGGAGGCACGATCGAGGTCGGCAGCACGCCGGGAGAGGGCACCCGAATCGGCCTCAGCCTGCCGCTGACGCTCAGCATCATTCCGTCATTGACGGTCGGGGCTGGCGGACACCTGTTCGCACTGCCGCGATCATCCGTGGAAGAGATCGTGCACGGCGGCGCGAGCCATATCGACTTCGCTCGCGCAGGAGACCGCGTGCTGGTTACGGTGCGCGGCCGAAGGGTCGCCTGTCTGTCGCTTGCCGGCCAGCTTGGCCTCCCTGACCCGGCGGATCCTGAAGCCAGCACCCTCGTCCTGATCCGTCTAGCGCACGGAGAGCTGTTCGCGCTCGCGGTCGATCGCGTATTCGATCACGAGGAACTGGTGATCAAGCCGCTGGCGCCGGCGGTCATGGCCACCGGTATCTATGCGGGCAGCACGTTGCTCGACGATGGTCACCCCGTCCTGATGCTGGACATCACCGGAATTGCCCGCAAGGCCCGGTTGCTTAGCGAAACCCAGCGGCGCAGCCGCGTCAGCGAGGAGCCGAGCGCGAACGAAGCGGCGCGCGGTACGCCGGCGCTGCTGTTCGTCGGTCTCGGCGGAACCCGCAAGCTGGTCCGGCTCGGCACGATCAACCGCATCGAACGCGTGTCCGCCGATGCGGCCGATCTCTCCTCCGATCCGCCGCGCGTCGTCATCGGAGACGCGCTGTTCCCGCTCGCAGGCGTCGATGGCGCCCTTCCCGACCATGGACAGTTGAGCGTGCTGCGCCTCGGTGATGGCGGCAGCGAGATCGCCTATGCCATTGACCGGATAATCGATACGGTCGAACTCGTTGGCGAGATCGCCCCCGCCCGCACCGCCGGCGCCGCCGAAGGTACGGCATTGGTCGATGGATTGCCCGCCGAGGTGCTCGACACCCACTGGCTGTTCGCCGGCCTGGCCGCCCCGAGCCGGGCGTTCGATCCCCCGCTGTGCCGCTTGCCGGCCAACGATCCCTGGGCCCGGACCATCCTGGCGCCCCTCGTCGAAAGCGTCGGGTACAAGGTGGTCGACGAAACCTTTGGAGGAACCGCGGACGTGGCCATCGAGACGGAAGGCGGATCGGCCGCAACGGGCGAGCGATCGGTCATCAAGCTGTGTTCCGACCCTGCGCAGGCAGAACAGCTGCCGGGCGCGCTGTACCGCTATGACCGTGCCGGTCTCATCGCCGCGCTTTCCGCCTTGCGTAGCGGGAGGGCCGCCGCGTGA
- a CDS encoding MFS transporter, with translation MSERDPDLHAAAAEADAVRKPISRERMALLFMVMLVTAAGNTAMQSVMPSIGTELGVADVWISLAYTWSALLWVVCAPVWARRSDRRGRKAMMALGLIGFISSFALCGVILWFGLSGLLPALWTLLLFAAARSLYGGFGSAAPPAVQAYVASRTPRAERTQAMALIASSFGLGTVIGPALAPLLVFPATGLPGPFFAFALLALVVLVALRVTLPNDDPMFPARSQVVGAPYGSNSNPRPQEADEDSLAGTADQSAIPNLSWRDPRLRPWLVAGLVGGHAQAAFLGIVGFFILDRLGLRDTPAAGTGSIGLVLMCGAIATLLAQWGLIPMLKLGPRSSTLWGMALSIVGILVFALSANLHSIALGMAIASLGFGLYRPGFTAGASLAVTRAEQGQIGGIVASVNGAAYVIAAPLGVWLYGHHAWIGFFAICAMCAVVFVVGWRSLANDEVLEAPR, from the coding sequence ATGAGCGAGCGCGACCCTGACCTCCACGCCGCGGCTGCCGAAGCCGACGCGGTGCGCAAACCCATCTCGAGGGAGCGCATGGCGCTGCTGTTCATGGTCATGCTGGTGACCGCCGCGGGCAACACGGCGATGCAATCGGTGATGCCGTCGATCGGCACCGAACTGGGTGTGGCGGACGTGTGGATCAGCCTCGCCTATACCTGGTCCGCCCTGTTGTGGGTCGTGTGCGCGCCGGTATGGGCCCGCCGATCCGATCGGCGTGGCCGAAAAGCGATGATGGCGCTCGGCCTGATCGGCTTCATTTCCAGCTTTGCCTTGTGCGGCGTCATCCTGTGGTTCGGGCTGTCCGGCCTGCTGCCCGCGCTGTGGACCTTGTTGCTGTTCGCTGCGGCGCGCAGCCTCTACGGCGGGTTCGGCTCTGCTGCTCCTCCGGCCGTACAAGCCTATGTGGCCAGCCGTACGCCGCGTGCGGAGCGGACGCAGGCGATGGCGCTGATCGCGTCGAGCTTTGGCCTAGGCACCGTCATCGGCCCGGCGCTGGCGCCGCTGCTGGTGTTTCCGGCCACCGGTCTGCCGGGCCCGTTCTTTGCCTTTGCCCTGCTCGCGCTGGTGGTGCTGGTCGCCTTGCGCGTGACCCTCCCCAATGACGACCCGATGTTTCCCGCCCGCAGCCAGGTGGTCGGCGCTCCCTATGGGTCCAATTCCAATCCCCGTCCGCAGGAGGCTGACGAGGACAGCCTGGCCGGCACCGCGGATCAGTCGGCCATCCCCAACCTGTCTTGGCGCGATCCCCGGCTGCGGCCCTGGCTCGTGGCGGGCCTAGTCGGCGGGCACGCGCAGGCCGCATTCCTTGGCATCGTGGGCTTCTTCATCCTCGACCGCTTAGGCCTGCGGGACACTCCAGCTGCAGGTACCGGCTCGATCGGGCTGGTGCTGATGTGCGGCGCGATCGCGACGTTGCTGGCCCAGTGGGGCCTGATTCCGATGCTCAAGCTCGGCCCGCGCAGTTCTACCTTATGGGGAATGGCGCTGTCGATCGTCGGCATCCTGGTGTTCGCGTTGTCCGCCAACCTCCATTCGATAGCGCTGGGCATGGCGATCGCCTCGCTCGGGTTTGGTCTCTACCGTCCGGGTTTCACGGCAGGCGCCTCGCTAGCGGTGACCCGGGCGGAGCAAGGACAGATCGGAGGCATCGTCGCCTCCGTCAACGGCGCCGCATATGTGATCGCGGCGCCGCTGGGGGTGTGGCTATACGGCCACCACGCATGGATCGGCTTCTTCGCGATCTGCGCGATGTGCGCCGTGGTGTTCGTCGTCGGGTGGAGATCGCTCGCAAACGACGAGGTGCTCGAAGCACCCCGCTAG
- a CDS encoding methyltransferase has protein sequence MAIRRQESFGQRATRFFGQWGVFFRGFVEHPKMVGSIIPSSGFTIAKMLAPVKWDECQVFVEYGPGVGTFCRPVLERMRRDGTLIVIDTNPLYIDYLKRTITDGRFKAVLGSASDVEEIVRAHGFDHADYVLSGLPFSTLPDGIGPAIAAATHRILRPGGAFLVYQFSAAARDFMAKHFRHIDSGFEPLNVLPCRLFWGWKD, from the coding sequence TTGGCAATTCGCCGCCAAGAAAGCTTCGGCCAGCGCGCGACGCGTTTCTTCGGCCAGTGGGGCGTGTTCTTTCGGGGGTTCGTCGAACATCCCAAGATGGTCGGCTCGATCATCCCGTCATCAGGCTTCACGATCGCCAAGATGCTGGCCCCGGTCAAATGGGACGAGTGCCAGGTGTTCGTCGAGTACGGGCCCGGTGTCGGCACCTTCTGCCGACCGGTGCTCGAACGGATGCGGCGCGACGGCACCCTGATCGTGATCGATACCAACCCGCTGTACATCGACTATTTGAAGCGGACGATCACCGACGGACGCTTCAAGGCGGTGCTGGGCAGCGCATCGGACGTGGAGGAAATCGTGCGCGCGCACGGGTTCGATCACGCCGACTATGTGCTTTCGGGTCTGCCGTTTTCGACCCTGCCGGATGGCATTGGCCCGGCGATCGCGGCGGCGACGCACCGCATCCTGCGTCCGGGCGGCGCCTTTCTGGTCTACCAGTTCAGCGCCGCCGCGCGCGATTTCATGGCGAAGCATTTTCGCCATATCGACAGCGGGTTCGAACCCTTGAACGTTCTTCCCTGTCGCCTGTTCTGGGGCTGGAAGGACTGA